A region of the Gemmobacter fulvus genome:
CGGGGACCAGCATCAAATATGCCGGTCTGCCGTGGGAAATGGGCCTGACCGAAGCGCATCAGGTGCTGTCGATGAACAACCTGCGCGAGCGGGTGACGTTGCGCACCGATGGCGGTCTGCGCACCGGGCGTGATGTGGTGATGGCGGCGATGCTGGGGGCCGAGGAATACGGCATCGGCACGGCGGCGCTGATCGCCATGGGCTGTATCATGGTGCGGCAGTGCCAGTCGAACACCTGCCCGGTGGGCGTCTGCACCCAGAACCCGGAACTGCGGGCCAAGTTCACTGGCACGGCTGACAAGGTGGTCAACCTGATCACGTTCTATGCCCAGGAAGTGCGCGAGATTCTGGCCAGCATCGGGGCGCGGTCGATGGACGAGATCATCGGGCGGGCGGATCTGCTGTCGCAGGTCAGCCGTGGCTCGGCGCATCTGGATGACCTTGACCTCAACCCGCTGCTGATCACCGTCGATGGCTCGCAGAAGATCACCTATGATCGCAGCAAGCCGCGCAACCATGTGCCCGACACGCTGGATGCGGATATCGTGAAGGATGGCGCGCGGTTCTTTGAGGATGGCGAAAAGATGCAGCTGAGCTATGCGGTGCGCAACACGCTGCGCACCATCGGCACCCGCGCATCGAGCCATATCGTGCGGAAATTCGGGATGCGCAACAGCCTGCAACCCGACCATCTGAACGTGAAGCTGACCGGCAACGCCGGCCAGAGCCTTGGGGCCTTTGCGGTGCGCGGGTTGAAGATCGAGGTGATGGGCGACGCGAACGACTATGTGGGCAAGGGGCTTTCGGGCGGCACCATCGTGGTGCGGCCGCAGATGTCCAGCCCGCTGGTGGCTAGCGAGAATACCATCATCGGCAACACGGTGCTGTATGGCGCGACGGACGGATATCTGTTCGCGGCAGGCAAGGCCGGCGAGCGGTTCGGCGTGCGCAACTCGGGCGCGTCGGTGGTGATCGAGGGCTGTGGCTCCAACGGGTGTGAATACATGACCGGCGGTGTCGCGGTGATCCTCGGGCGCATCGGGGCCAACTTCGGCGCAGGCATGACGGGCGGCATGGCTTACCTTTACGACCCGGACGGGACGGCAGAGGAGTTCATGAACCTTGAAAGCCTTGTCACCTGCGCGGTCAGCCACCCGCATTGGGAAGCGCAGCTTTTGGGCCTGATCGAACGCCATGTGGCCGAGACCGGCAGCCAGAAGGCGGCGCATATCTTGGCGCATTGGCCGGAAGAGCGGGCGAATTTCCTTCAGGTCTGCCCGAAGGAAATGCTGATGCACCTGCCGCAACCGCTCAGCGACGAGCGTCAGGCCGTGCCTGCCGAATAAACCGGTTGGCGGCACCTTTTGCAGGGCCGGGGGCAATGCCTCCGGCCCTGTGGCATTGCGCGGCGGGCGCTTGACCCCGGCGCGGGCTTCGTGGTTTTTGGCGGGATGGCAAATACCCCGCGCAAGACAACAAAACCCAAGGCAAAACCGGCCGCCCCGGCACCGGAACTGCTGGAGCCGGTGGCGCTGGCACTGCGGCACCGCCTGCGGATCTGGGGGGGGCGCGGACTGATGGGGGTGGCGGGGCTGTTTGGGGCGCTGATCCTGATCTATGCGCTGCTGCCGGTGCCGACCAATATCTATCAGATGCAGGAACGCTGGCGTCTGGGCGCAATCGAAAAGGATTGGGTCGGCTGGGACGATATTGCCCCGGTGATGGCGCGGTCTGTTGTCGCGGCAGAGGATGCCAATTTCTGCCTGCACTGGGGCTTTGACATGGCGGCAATCCGCGCAGCGCTGGAACAGGGCGGCAATCGGGGTGCCTCCACGCTCAGCCAGCAGGTCGTGAAGAACGTGTTCCTCTGGCATGGGCGCAACTGGGCGCGCAAGGCGATGGAGGGCGTGCTGACTCCGGTTGTCGAACTGGTCTGGACCAAGCGGCGCATCCTGCATGTCTATCTGAACGTGGCCGAATTCGGTGAAGGCGTGTTCGGGGTCGAGGCGGCGGCGCAGCATTTCTACGGGGTGTCTGCCGCGCAGCTGACGGCGCAACAGGCCGCGCGTCTGGCCGCCGTGCTGCCGGACCCGAAAACCCGCAATGCCGGCAAGCCCGGCCCGGTGACACGCAAGCGCGCCGCCCAGATCGCCTCGGGCGCCGAGACGATCCGCGTCGATGGCCGCGCCGCATGTTTCGAGGACTAGCGGGGCGTCCGGCCCTTACGGGTTGAATTTATGTCCGCTTCACGGCAATGAAGACCATCCCTTCTGTGAAAGTCCTGCCCGCTATGAACCGCCTGTATCACGTTCCGCTCTCGCCCTTCTGCCGCAAGGTGCGCCTGACGCTGGCCGAAAAGCGCATCGAGGTGGAACTGGTCGAGGAACGCTACTGGGATCCGTCGCCCGATTTCCTGCGGCGCAACCCGGCCGGAAAGGTGCCGGTGCTGCGCATGGAGGGCCGGGTAATGAGCGAAAGCCAGGCGATCTGCGAATATCTGGAAGAAGCGTTTCCCACCCCGGTGCTGATGCCGCGCGATGTGGATGGCCGCTATGAGGTGCGCCGGATCTGCGCCTGGTTCGATGACAAGTTCCATGACGAAGTGACCTCGAAGCTGCTGTATGAGCGGGTCAACAAGAAGGTGATGGCGCAGGGCTATCCCGACAGCAAGAATGTGAAATTCGGGGCCAGTCGGATCAAGTATCATCTCGATTACATGGCTTGGTTGCTGGATCAGCGGCGCTGGCTGGCAGGCGATGCGATGACGCTGGCCGACTTTACGGCAGCGGCGCATCTGAGCTGTCTGGATTACATCAGCGACGTGGACTGGAACCGCCATGCCGTCGTCAAGGACTGGTATGTCAAGATCAAGTCGCGGCCCTGTTTCCGCACCCTGCTGATGGATCAGGTGCCGGGCTTTCCGCCGCCCGCCCATTATGCCGATCTGGATTTCTGACCGGCCGCCGGGCCTTTGGATCAGGGTGAATGGGCATGGATGCCGCGGTGCTGAAGGAACGGCTGGTGCTGCGGGCCCTGGAGGAAGGCTTCTCCAAGGTTGGCATCTGTGCACCGGATGCCGTGCCGGAAACGGCGGGGCGGCTGCGCGCCTTTCTTGAGGCGGGCCGTCACGGCCAGATGGCCTGGATGGCCGAGCGCGAGGCCTGGCGCGGCTCTGCCGCCGCCCTCTGGCCCGAGGCGCGGTCTGTCATCATGCTGGCAGAGGTCTATACACCCGAGGCCGATCCGCTGGCGGTGCTGGAGCGGCCCGAGCGCGCGGCGATCAGCGTCTATGCCCAGGGCAAGGATTATCACGATCTGGTCAAGCGGCGGCTGAAGCGGCTGGGCGGTTGGTTCGCCCATCTCAGCGGGGCCGAGATCAAGGTCTTTGTCGATACCGCACCGGTGATGGAAAAGCCGCTGGCACAGGCGGCAGGGCTGGGCTGGCAGGGCAAACACACCAATCTTCTGGCGCGGGATCTGGGCAGCTGGTTCTTTCTGGGCGCGATCTTCACGACCGAGGATCTGCCGAAAGACACGGCAGAGACGGGCCATTGCGGGCGCTGCACCGCCTGTCTGGACATTTGCCCGACCAAGGCCTTTCCCGCCCCCTATCAACTCGATGCACGGCGCTGCATTTCCTATCTGACGATTGAGCACAAAGGGCCGGTGGACGCAGAGCTGCGCGGGTTGATGGGCAATCGCATCTATGGCTGCGACGATTGTCTGGCCATCTGCCCGTGGAACAAGTTCGCGCAGGCGGCAAAGGACATCGGCTATCAACCGCGTGTCGGGGCGCCGCTG
Encoded here:
- the mtgA gene encoding monofunctional biosynthetic peptidoglycan transglycosylase → MANTPRKTTKPKAKPAAPAPELLEPVALALRHRLRIWGGRGLMGVAGLFGALILIYALLPVPTNIYQMQERWRLGAIEKDWVGWDDIAPVMARSVVAAEDANFCLHWGFDMAAIRAALEQGGNRGASTLSQQVVKNVFLWHGRNWARKAMEGVLTPVVELVWTKRRILHVYLNVAEFGEGVFGVEAAAQHFYGVSAAQLTAQQAARLAAVLPDPKTRNAGKPGPVTRKRAAQIASGAETIRVDGRAACFED
- the fzlA gene encoding FtsZ-binding protein FzlA is translated as MNRLYHVPLSPFCRKVRLTLAEKRIEVELVEERYWDPSPDFLRRNPAGKVPVLRMEGRVMSESQAICEYLEEAFPTPVLMPRDVDGRYEVRRICAWFDDKFHDEVTSKLLYERVNKKVMAQGYPDSKNVKFGASRIKYHLDYMAWLLDQRRWLAGDAMTLADFTAAAHLSCLDYISDVDWNRHAVVKDWYVKIKSRPCFRTLLMDQVPGFPPPAHYADLDF
- the queG gene encoding tRNA epoxyqueuosine(34) reductase QueG, with translation MDAAVLKERLVLRALEEGFSKVGICAPDAVPETAGRLRAFLEAGRHGQMAWMAEREAWRGSAAALWPEARSVIMLAEVYTPEADPLAVLERPERAAISVYAQGKDYHDLVKRRLKRLGGWFAHLSGAEIKVFVDTAPVMEKPLAQAAGLGWQGKHTNLLARDLGSWFFLGAIFTTEDLPKDTAETGHCGRCTACLDICPTKAFPAPYQLDARRCISYLTIEHKGPVDAELRGLMGNRIYGCDDCLAICPWNKFAQAAKDIGYQPRVGAPLLADLAVLDDAAFRARFAGSPIKRIGRDRFVRNVLYAIGNSGDRGLWPVAAALRGDSDPAVADAAEWACGRLA